The window TGATGCGCGACCAGATCGCCCACCTGATCGAGCTCTCCCGACTGGAGACGGTGCGCCTCGCGGTCCTGCCGTTCAGCGCGGGCGCGCATCGTGGCCAGGCCGGCACGTTCGAGGTGCACGAGGCAGCCGACGACCAGTCCGCGCTCTTCTTCGAGGGCGCCGCCGGCGACGAGCTCGTCGTCTCCGATCAGGATCGGGTGCAGGCACACCGGGATCTGGTGGAGGGCCTCGCCGCGACATCGGTGACCGGCTCCGCCGCCCGGCAGCTCCTGGAGAAGATCAGCGACGAGCTATGAGGCCGCCGTCATCGCTGCCGCCCGAGGTGGGCGAGGAAGACCCGGAAGACGGTGACGTCGAAGGCCAGGACCGGTCCGGACGGATTCTTGGAGTCTCGCACGAAGACCGAACCGTCCTGGTTCGCGACCTCGACACAGTTGCCGTTGGCGCTTCTACGACTCTTTCGCCACGTGAGCAGATCCGGGTCAGTCATGACACCTCCCGTAGATCAAGCACCTCAGTGGAGCCGATCAAACACACACAGTACCGGAAATCCAGGCTGATGGATGGCCTGCGCATTCGGGCACAAATGGGCGCCTACGATAGGGTTCGGCAGATGGAGAACGGCCACTTGCATCACGCAGATTTCGGGAGGGCCGGCCGTGTCCGCGTCGGCTGAGTCCCCGATGGAGGTGGGCCCGACGATCGCCCGCCACCTCGTCCGGCAGCGGTTGCGGGAGTTGCGCGAGTCCAGTGAGCTGTCCCCCGCGACGGTCGCCGAGCTGACCGGCTGGTCGCTGTCGAAACTGAACCGGATCGAGAGCGGGGACGTCACCGTTCAGCCGCTGGAGGTGCGGGCGCTGCTGCGCTTCTACGGCGTCGAGGACAAGGATGTCGTCGACACGCTGGCCAAACTGTCGCAGGCATCCCGGACCCGTCAGTGGTACAGCCGTTATCGGCTGGCCGGCGACTTCCAGCGGTTCGTGGCGTTCGAGCACGAGGCCGCGGTGATCAACATCTGGCAGGTGCTGCTCATGCCGGGCCTTCTCCAGACGGAGGAGTATGCGGCGGCCGTCACCGCGCTGTCCATGCGCCGCAGTCCCGGCGACCGGGACGTGCTGGCCAAGGTGAAACTGCGGATGGACCGGCAGAAGGCGTTCCGCGAACGGCTCGGGCAACCGGGCGCACCGCGGATCGTGGCCGTCATCGACGAGTCGGTTCTGCACCGGCCGCTCGGCGGCCCCGATGTGCTCCGCCGGCAGCTCGATCACCTGCTGGCCCTGGCCGAGCAGCGTGACATCTACACCATCGGCGTGACCCCGCTCGGCCTCGCGCATCACTCCGGGGTCGGCGGCACCTTCGAGTTGTTGCAGTTCGCCGGCGAGCACGGCGATGTGCTGTTCGTGGAGACGGCGGCCGGTTCCGACTCGCTCACCACCGACGACGAGCAGACGGGCCTCTTCCGGACGATCTTCCAGGACCTGCTTCAGTACGGCCTGACCGGCGACGACGCGCTGGCCATGATCCGCGAGAGGCGGGCCGCCCTGCCGGGAGCCTGAGCCTCATTCACGCGGCGGCCGATCTGCCGGGCAAGCCTCACCCTCGGCCGGCCGATCCGCCGGGCTGCGGCACACGGGCTTGCCGGGCCGAATCGCGATCGGCCCGGCGAGAGGGTCACGGGCGCGGGTCGCGATCGGCCTCGACCGCGCGGATCACGGCGCGGCGGACCCGCTGGAATTCCCGGCTGCTCCGGGAGCGGTAGAGGACGACCCGGCGGTTGCCGCTCGTCGCCTCCAGGGTCGCCCACCGGGAGCCG of the Actinoplanes sichuanensis genome contains:
- a CDS encoding DUF397 domain-containing protein, which produces MTDPDLLTWRKSRRSANGNCVEVANQDGSVFVRDSKNPSGPVLAFDVTVFRVFLAHLGRQR
- a CDS encoding helix-turn-helix domain-containing protein — protein: MSASAESPMEVGPTIARHLVRQRLRELRESSELSPATVAELTGWSLSKLNRIESGDVTVQPLEVRALLRFYGVEDKDVVDTLAKLSQASRTRQWYSRYRLAGDFQRFVAFEHEAAVINIWQVLLMPGLLQTEEYAAAVTALSMRRSPGDRDVLAKVKLRMDRQKAFRERLGQPGAPRIVAVIDESVLHRPLGGPDVLRRQLDHLLALAEQRDIYTIGVTPLGLAHHSGVGGTFELLQFAGEHGDVLFVETAAGSDSLTTDDEQTGLFRTIFQDLLQYGLTGDDALAMIRERRAALPGA